A section of the Pseudomonas lini genome encodes:
- a CDS encoding aminotransferase: MPLATLIHRASLPSPQVSAAQALELLEEHYGLSGRLQALGSQQDLNFRVDSDQGRFVLKICRGDYSALELQAQHAGLKHLGEHSGVPVPRVIPAKNGADLLSLEVGGQAVHVRLLDYIEGQSLTHLDHLDHSVVAGFGRLCGEMDLALAGFDHPGLERTLQWDARHANALIAHLLPVIKDERQRELIAEAAEQAERHLQPLVDKLQVQAIHMDITDDNVVWQRDSRRQWQLQGVIDFGDLLRTWRITDLSVTCAALLHHVDGDPFCILPAVRAYHAVNPLQHEELLALWPLIVARSAVLVLSGEQQVSIDPGNEYSRDNLTHEWEIFRVATSVPLALMEAAILTAAGQNLPAIDSEGFAPLLPSLVGREFALIDLGVLSPHFEAGNWEQQGIDLHLLTEAAAAHGLAASRYGQYRLSQTRPDSASEPDTFPLHVALRVPDGTTVEAPFAGVIHIEGENLLQLDGPELSVRLWGVTPSVCSSAALVKGQVLGSVSGSLIVQLCRSAQLDAPLFCTPSRAAAWQALCPSPAALLGLACDAEEELDPQALLARRDASFARSQKHYYVDPPRIERGWRNHLIDMQGRSYLDMLNNVAVLGHGHPRMAVVASRQWSLLNTNSRFHYAAIAEFSERLLKLAPDNMDRVFLVNSGTEANDLAIRLAWAYSGGRDILSVLEAYHGWSVAADAVSTSIADNPKALSSRPDWVHPVTAPNTYRGEFRGVDSAPDYVRSVEHNLAKIAEQKRQLAGFICEPVYGNAGGISLPPGYLKQVYALVRAQGGVCIADEVQVGYGRMGKFFWGFEEQGVVPDIITMAKGMGNGQPLGAVITRREIAEALEAEGYFFSSAGGSPVSCQIGMAVLDVMEEEKLWENAQVVGGYFKERLEALIDRHPLVGAVHGSGFYLGVELIRNRETLEPATEETTALCDRLRELGIFMQPTGDYLNILKIKPPMVTSRQSVDFFVEMLSKVLDEGL; the protein is encoded by the coding sequence ATGCCGCTCGCCACGTTGATTCACCGCGCCAGTCTGCCCAGCCCGCAGGTGTCTGCGGCGCAAGCGCTTGAGCTGCTGGAAGAACATTACGGGCTGAGCGGGCGGTTGCAGGCGCTTGGGAGCCAACAGGATCTCAATTTCCGGGTCGACAGTGATCAGGGGCGTTTTGTCCTGAAAATCTGCCGTGGCGATTACTCGGCGCTGGAGCTGCAAGCTCAACACGCAGGACTCAAGCATCTGGGTGAACATTCCGGCGTGCCGGTGCCCCGAGTGATTCCTGCCAAAAACGGCGCAGATCTGCTCTCCCTTGAGGTTGGGGGCCAGGCAGTGCATGTACGACTGCTCGATTACATCGAAGGCCAGTCCCTGACGCACCTTGATCATCTAGATCATTCAGTGGTCGCCGGTTTCGGTCGGCTCTGCGGCGAAATGGACCTGGCGCTGGCCGGTTTCGATCATCCGGGGCTTGAGCGCACCCTTCAATGGGATGCCCGCCACGCCAACGCGTTGATCGCGCATTTGCTGCCGGTGATCAAGGATGAGCGGCAACGAGAATTGATTGCTGAGGCGGCCGAACAAGCCGAGCGCCATTTGCAACCATTGGTGGATAAGCTGCAGGTGCAGGCGATTCACATGGACATCACCGACGATAACGTGGTCTGGCAGCGGGATTCCCGGCGCCAATGGCAGTTGCAGGGCGTGATCGATTTCGGTGATTTGCTCCGAACCTGGCGGATCACCGATCTGTCGGTGACTTGCGCCGCGCTGCTGCACCATGTTGATGGCGATCCGTTCTGCATTTTGCCGGCGGTTCGGGCTTATCACGCGGTCAATCCGTTGCAGCATGAAGAGTTGCTGGCGCTATGGCCGCTGATCGTCGCGCGCTCGGCGGTGCTGGTGCTGAGTGGCGAACAGCAGGTCAGCATCGATCCGGGCAATGAGTACAGTCGCGACAATCTGACCCACGAGTGGGAAATTTTCCGTGTTGCCACATCGGTGCCGTTGGCGTTGATGGAGGCGGCGATTCTTACTGCAGCCGGCCAAAACCTGCCGGCCATCGACAGCGAAGGTTTCGCGCCATTGTTGCCGAGTCTGGTGGGGCGTGAATTTGCGTTGATCGATCTGGGCGTGCTCAGTCCGCATTTCGAGGCGGGTAACTGGGAACAGCAAGGGATTGATCTGCATTTGTTGACAGAAGCCGCCGCGGCTCACGGTCTGGCAGCCAGTCGATATGGCCAGTATCGTCTGTCCCAAACCCGACCGGACAGCGCCAGCGAACCGGACACTTTCCCGTTGCACGTTGCATTGCGAGTGCCCGACGGCACGACGGTCGAAGCGCCGTTTGCTGGCGTTATCCATATCGAAGGGGAAAACCTGCTGCAACTGGACGGCCCAGAACTGAGCGTCCGGTTGTGGGGTGTGACCCCATCGGTATGCAGTAGCGCGGCGCTGGTCAAAGGCCAAGTGCTGGGTTCGGTCAGCGGGTCGTTGATCGTGCAGTTGTGTCGAAGCGCTCAGCTAGACGCGCCATTGTTTTGTACGCCTTCGCGCGCAGCAGCCTGGCAGGCACTGTGTCCGTCACCTGCCGCGTTGCTGGGTCTTGCCTGTGATGCGGAAGAAGAACTCGACCCGCAGGCATTGCTGGCCCGCCGTGACGCGAGTTTCGCTCGCTCCCAGAAGCACTATTACGTCGACCCGCCGCGCATCGAGCGTGGCTGGCGCAATCACCTGATCGACATGCAGGGCCGTTCTTACCTCGACATGCTCAACAACGTCGCGGTCCTGGGTCATGGCCATCCGCGCATGGCGGTTGTTGCCAGCCGGCAGTGGTCGTTGCTCAACACCAACTCGCGTTTTCACTACGCGGCAATTGCCGAGTTTTCCGAGCGCTTGCTGAAGTTGGCACCGGACAACATGGATCGCGTATTTCTGGTCAACAGTGGTACCGAGGCCAATGACCTGGCGATTCGCCTGGCTTGGGCCTACAGCGGCGGCCGCGACATCCTCAGTGTGCTGGAGGCTTATCACGGCTGGTCGGTGGCAGCGGACGCTGTTTCGACTTCGATTGCCGACAACCCCAAGGCCTTGAGCAGCCGTCCGGACTGGGTGCATCCGGTGACCGCGCCGAACACCTATCGCGGTGAATTTCGTGGCGTCGACAGTGCACCCGACTACGTGCGCAGCGTCGAGCACAATCTGGCGAAAATTGCCGAGCAGAAACGTCAGTTAGCCGGTTTCATCTGCGAGCCGGTGTATGGCAATGCCGGCGGTATCTCGCTGCCGCCGGGTTACTTGAAGCAGGTTTATGCGCTGGTCCGCGCTCAGGGCGGGGTGTGCATCGCCGACGAGGTGCAGGTCGGTTACGGCCGCATGGGCAAATTTTTCTGGGGCTTCGAAGAACAGGGCGTGGTGCCAGACATCATCACCATGGCCAAAGGCATGGGTAACGGCCAGCCGTTGGGCGCAGTTATTACCCGCCGGGAAATCGCCGAAGCGCTGGAGGCCGAGGGTTACTTCTTCTCGTCGGCCGGTGGCAGCCCGGTCAGTTGCCAGATCGGCATGGCAGTGCTGGATGTGATGGAAGAAGAAAAACTCTGGGAAAACGCCCAGGTCGTGGGCGGGTATTTCAAGGAGCGTCTTGAAGCGTTGATCGACCGGCATCCGTTGGTGGGCGCAGTGCATGGTTCTGGCTTTTATCTGGGCGTGGAGTTGATCCGCAATCGCGAGACCCTGGAGCCTGCGACTGAAGAAACCACGGCGTTGTGCGATCGTCTTCGTGAATTGGGGATCTTCATGCAGCCGACTGGCGATTACCTGAACATTCTCAAGATCAAGCCGCCGATGGTTACGTCGCGTCAGAGCGTGGATTTCTTTGTCGAGATGCTCTCGAAGGTGTTGGACGAAGGGTTGTAA
- the aguB gene encoding N-carbamoylputrescine amidase: protein MSRIVTVAATQMACSWDLEANIETAEKLVREAATKGAQIILIQELFEAPYFCQKPNPDYLQLATTVEDNVAIKHFQKVAKELQVVLPISFYELAGRARFNSIAIIDADGSNLGIYRKSHIPDGPGYHEKYYFNPGDTGFKVWNTRYAKIGVGICWDQWFPECARSMALQGAEILFYPTAIGSEPHDKTISSRDHWQRVQQGHAGANLMPLIASNRIGNEEQDGYDITFYGSSFIANQFGEKVQELNETEEGILVHSFDLDELEHIRSAWGSFRDRRPNLYGAIKTLDGSLES, encoded by the coding sequence ATGAGCCGTATCGTTACCGTCGCCGCTACCCAGATGGCCTGTTCCTGGGATCTTGAGGCCAACATCGAGACCGCTGAGAAGCTGGTCCGTGAGGCTGCGACGAAAGGCGCGCAAATCATTTTGATCCAGGAGCTGTTCGAGGCGCCGTACTTCTGCCAGAAACCGAACCCTGATTACCTGCAACTGGCCACGACGGTCGAAGACAACGTCGCCATCAAGCATTTCCAGAAAGTCGCCAAAGAACTGCAGGTTGTTCTGCCGATCAGCTTCTATGAACTGGCCGGCCGCGCACGTTTCAACAGCATCGCAATCATCGATGCCGACGGCAGCAATCTCGGGATTTATCGTAAAAGCCACATCCCGGACGGCCCTGGCTACCACGAAAAGTACTACTTCAACCCGGGCGATACCGGCTTCAAAGTCTGGAATACCCGTTACGCGAAAATCGGCGTGGGCATCTGCTGGGATCAGTGGTTCCCTGAGTGCGCCCGCAGCATGGCGCTGCAAGGCGCGGAAATCCTGTTCTACCCGACCGCCATCGGCAGCGAGCCGCACGACAAGACCATTTCGTCCCGCGACCATTGGCAGCGCGTGCAACAAGGCCATGCCGGCGCCAACCTGATGCCGCTGATTGCCAGCAACCGCATCGGCAACGAAGAGCAGGACGGCTACGACATTACCTTCTATGGCTCGTCGTTCATTGCCAACCAGTTTGGCGAGAAAGTTCAAGAGCTGAATGAAACAGAAGAAGGCATTCTGGTTCACAGCTTCGACCTCGATGAGCTGGAGCACATCCGCAGCGCATGGGGCTCGTTCCGTGACCGTCGCCCGAATTTGTACGGCGCGATCAAAACCCTCGACGGTTCCCTGGAGTCCTGA
- the aguA gene encoding agmatine deiminase, producing the protein MTTLNSTPRTDGFYMPAEWAPQTQAWMVWPERPDNWRLGGKPAQAAHVAVAKAIARFEPVTVAVSAGQYENARARLDVPNIRLVEMSSDDAWVRDTGPTFVINNRGEVRGVDWDFNAWGGFDGGLYSPWNRDSQVAGKILEIERSPRYRTEGFVLEGGSIHVDGEGTLITTEECLLNRNRNPHMDRAQIEAVLSANLAVDKIIWLPDGLFNDETDGHVDNFCCYVRPGEVLLAWTDDPQDPNYPRCQAAMNVLQNSTDAKGRPFTVHKMPIPGPLYATEEECAGVDPVDGTQERNPTVRLAGSYVNFLIVNGGIIAPSFDDPLDGPAKEILQALFPQHEVVMVPGRELLLGGGNIHCLTQQQPAPHKE; encoded by the coding sequence ATGACCACTTTGAACAGCACCCCTCGCACCGACGGCTTTTACATGCCAGCCGAATGGGCACCACAGACCCAAGCCTGGATGGTCTGGCCCGAGCGCCCGGACAACTGGCGCCTGGGCGGCAAACCGGCGCAAGCCGCACATGTGGCGGTGGCCAAGGCCATCGCGCGTTTCGAACCGGTAACCGTGGCGGTCTCCGCTGGCCAGTACGAAAATGCTCGTGCCCGTCTCGACGTGCCGAATATTCGTTTGGTGGAGATGTCCAGCGATGACGCCTGGGTTCGGGATACTGGCCCGACATTCGTCATCAACAACCGCGGCGAAGTCCGTGGTGTGGATTGGGACTTCAATGCCTGGGGCGGTTTCGACGGTGGTCTGTATTCGCCGTGGAACCGTGACTCGCAAGTGGCGGGCAAGATCCTCGAAATCGAACGCAGCCCGCGCTATCGCACTGAAGGTTTTGTGCTCGAAGGCGGTTCGATCCATGTCGATGGCGAAGGCACCCTGATCACCACCGAAGAGTGCCTGCTCAACCGCAATCGCAACCCGCACATGGACCGCGCGCAAATCGAAGCGGTGCTCAGTGCAAATCTGGCTGTGGATAAGATCATTTGGCTGCCGGACGGTTTGTTCAACGACGAAACCGACGGCCATGTGGATAACTTCTGCTGCTACGTGCGCCCGGGCGAAGTACTGCTGGCCTGGACTGACGATCCGCAGGACCCGAACTACCCGCGCTGCCAGGCGGCAATGAACGTGCTGCAAAACAGCACCGATGCCAAAGGGCGCCCGTTCACGGTGCACAAAATGCCGATTCCGGGGCCGCTGTATGCGACCGAAGAAGAGTGCGCGGGCGTGGATCCGGTGGACGGCACGCAGGAGCGCAATCCGACTGTTCGTCTGGCCGGCTCTTATGTGAACTTCCTGATCGTCAACGGCGGCATCATCGCGCCGAGCTTCGACGACCCGTTGGATGGTCCGGCCAAGGAGATTTTGCAGGCTTTGTTCCCGCAGCATGAAGTGGTCATGGTGCCAGGTCGCGAACTGTTACTGGGGGGCGGTAACATCCACTGTCTTACCCAACAACAGCCCGCGCCGCACAAGGAGTGA
- a CDS encoding DsbA family protein, giving the protein MILHYIYDPLCGWCYGAKPLVQAAKAVLPVVAHGGGMMTGANRQTVSPQLRNYVMPHDRRIAEYTGQPFGEAYFEGLLRDEAAVFDSAPPIAAVLAAEEIAGRGLELLGRLQTSHYVEGRRISDEAVLLELATQTGLEPEVFQQAFNEADIERHIKDSRALLAKVGGQGFPTFALEQDGQFTLVDIGPWLGKPQAFAQWLDQSYAAKESSSAFQTCGLDGCAH; this is encoded by the coding sequence ATGATCCTTCACTACATTTACGACCCTTTGTGCGGCTGGTGTTACGGCGCCAAACCACTGGTCCAGGCTGCCAAAGCCGTGTTGCCTGTCGTCGCCCACGGTGGCGGCATGATGACCGGCGCCAACCGCCAGACCGTTTCGCCACAACTGCGCAATTACGTCATGCCCCACGACCGACGCATTGCCGAGTACACCGGCCAGCCGTTTGGCGAAGCCTATTTTGAAGGTCTGCTGCGCGATGAGGCGGCGGTGTTCGATTCCGCGCCGCCGATTGCCGCCGTGCTGGCAGCCGAGGAGATCGCTGGACGCGGTCTGGAATTACTGGGGCGTTTGCAGACGTCTCATTACGTGGAAGGTCGACGCATCTCTGACGAAGCCGTTCTGCTGGAACTCGCCACACAGACCGGCCTTGAACCTGAGGTGTTCCAACAGGCATTTAATGAAGCCGACATCGAGCGCCATATCAAGGACAGCCGCGCACTTTTGGCCAAGGTCGGTGGACAGGGTTTCCCGACTTTTGCGCTGGAACAGGATGGCCAGTTCACCCTGGTCGACATAGGCCCGTGGCTCGGCAAGCCGCAAGCTTTCGCCCAATGGCTGGATCAGTCGTATGCGGCGAAAGAGTCTTCATCCGCCTTTCAAACCTGTGGCCTCGACGGCTGCGCCCATTGA
- a CDS encoding nuclear transport factor 2 family protein gives MDNLSLIKSTYEGANSQENACNTAAALADDARWTEAAGFPYAGTYVGFDAIVENVFKRLASEWEDFQFKVENYVAQGDKVFAYGNYSGVYKATGRPMNARVAHLWTLADGKVTHFEQFVDSHTVQLALKREQAPSPQVFPGSRLS, from the coding sequence ATGGATAACCTGAGCCTGATCAAAAGCACGTACGAAGGCGCCAACTCCCAGGAGAATGCGTGCAATACCGCCGCGGCGCTGGCCGATGACGCCCGCTGGACCGAAGCGGCGGGTTTCCCCTACGCCGGGACCTATGTCGGTTTCGACGCTATCGTCGAAAACGTCTTCAAGCGGCTGGCCAGCGAATGGGAAGATTTTCAGTTCAAGGTCGAGAACTACGTTGCACAGGGCGACAAGGTATTTGCCTACGGCAATTACAGTGGAGTCTACAAAGCCACCGGCCGCCCGATGAATGCTCGGGTCGCTCATTTGTGGACCCTGGCTGACGGCAAAGTTACGCATTTCGAACAATTCGTCGACAGCCACACCGTGCAATTGGCACTCAAGCGGGAGCAAGCTCCCTCGCCACAGGTTTTCCCTGGCTCAAGACTCTCGTAA
- a CDS encoding 2OG-Fe dioxygenase family protein, with protein sequence MIVLNREVGESLRRDKYVNVQGADFNLFGHFSDFVRLTKSWESMEPDSYYGQADAGMRFRRYSDFEYNPLTRDLTQLEHRAYVQSKANNSYVGGLERHFQDFSNEVINSPVMRSLIDADFEVYKNVLPPELHDEIWQCQIHQIRIEIKPGKQLEITPEGIHCDGYPFSGVHFWGRNNVDGAESRLYSAQEEQLAATTYLEILDTTYFLDRDMRHYVTPARNTHAHEMAYRQILAISFSRPGTAFDIVR encoded by the coding sequence ATGATCGTTTTAAACAGAGAAGTTGGCGAATCGCTACGGCGCGACAAATATGTCAACGTCCAGGGAGCTGACTTCAATCTGTTCGGTCATTTTTCCGACTTCGTCAGATTGACCAAAAGTTGGGAAAGCATGGAGCCGGACAGTTATTACGGCCAGGCCGATGCGGGCATGCGTTTCCGTCGTTACAGCGATTTCGAATACAACCCGCTCACCCGTGACTTGACGCAGCTGGAACACCGCGCCTACGTTCAATCGAAGGCTAACAACAGCTACGTCGGTGGACTGGAGCGGCACTTCCAGGACTTCTCCAATGAAGTCATTAATTCGCCGGTGATGCGCAGCCTCATCGATGCGGATTTCGAGGTGTACAAGAACGTATTGCCGCCTGAGTTGCACGACGAAATCTGGCAATGCCAGATCCATCAGATCCGCATCGAGATCAAGCCGGGCAAACAACTGGAAATTACCCCTGAAGGTATTCATTGCGACGGCTATCCGTTCAGCGGTGTGCATTTCTGGGGCCGCAACAATGTGGATGGGGCGGAGAGCCGTTTGTATTCGGCCCAAGAGGAACAATTGGCGGCGACGACCTATCTGGAAATCCTCGACACCACCTATTTCCTCGATCGCGACATGCGTCATTACGTGACGCCGGCACGCAACACCCACGCTCACGAAATGGCCTATCGGCAGATTCTGGCCATTTCCTTCTCGCGGCCCGGGACCGCTTTCGACATTGTTCGCTGA
- a CDS encoding GNAT family N-acetyltransferase yields the protein MLQRATAEDAQRLERFFRQFEEVSFCEWQDAKCLRGVLVQKTTAAFLALDIRGEVVGAVLGGMLGSRGTINHLAVSPEYRSQGVGQRLVEAASADMKRVGVLRMFLFVDDANLAGKRFWSAQGFCEPRGETTFERDL from the coding sequence ATGCTGCAGCGCGCGACGGCCGAGGATGCCCAGCGCCTGGAACGCTTCTTTCGGCAATTCGAAGAAGTGTCGTTCTGTGAATGGCAGGATGCCAAATGCCTGCGCGGTGTGTTGGTGCAAAAAACCACCGCTGCGTTCCTCGCTCTCGATATCCGTGGCGAAGTGGTCGGCGCGGTGTTGGGCGGCATGCTCGGCAGCCGTGGCACCATCAATCACTTGGCGGTGAGCCCGGAGTATCGCAGCCAGGGCGTTGGTCAGCGCCTGGTTGAAGCCGCTTCGGCAGACATGAAACGGGTCGGTGTGCTGCGGATGTTCCTGTTCGTCGACGATGCTAACCTTGCCGGCAAACGTTTTTGGAGTGCCCAGGGCTTTTGTGAGCCGCGCGGCGAAACGACCTTCGAGAGGGACTTATGA
- a CDS encoding AzlC family ABC transporter permease has product MNETSSSQPLMVEPQPSRTFAEASPVIAGYFTVSFVFGLMAVNAGLPVWLPVAMCLFVYAGASQFAALALISSGASLTTIILTTFLINARHMLMSVYMAKALQAMGLSRLERWCYAGGLTDESFAFHSVKLGKGTPVNVRYLIGFNLYCHTSWVLGGLLGAICAQYAAHLIKYQLDYALTAMMLYVLVSLCNTRNKLIAALAAVACMGALSLIGSSPFNVFIATFVGCGVGVCLTKRS; this is encoded by the coding sequence ATGAATGAGACGTCCAGCAGTCAGCCGCTGATGGTCGAGCCGCAGCCCTCGCGCACGTTTGCTGAAGCCAGCCCGGTGATTGCGGGCTACTTCACGGTGTCGTTTGTGTTCGGTTTGATGGCCGTCAATGCCGGATTGCCCGTGTGGCTGCCGGTCGCGATGTGCCTGTTCGTCTACGCCGGTGCCTCGCAGTTCGCCGCACTGGCGCTGATCTCAAGCGGCGCGTCACTGACCACCATCATCCTCACCACGTTTCTGATCAATGCGCGGCACATGCTGATGTCGGTCTACATGGCCAAGGCCTTGCAGGCGATGGGGCTCAGTCGTCTCGAGCGCTGGTGTTATGCCGGTGGGCTGACCGATGAATCGTTCGCCTTCCACAGCGTCAAGCTGGGCAAGGGCACGCCGGTCAATGTGCGTTACCTGATCGGCTTCAATCTGTATTGCCACACATCGTGGGTACTGGGCGGTTTGCTGGGAGCGATCTGCGCACAGTACGCGGCGCACCTGATCAAATATCAGCTCGACTATGCGCTGACCGCGATGATGCTCTACGTGCTGGTATCGCTGTGCAACACCCGTAACAAACTGATCGCCGCACTGGCCGCGGTTGCCTGCATGGGCGCCCTGAGCCTGATCGGCAGCTCACCCTTCAACGTATTCATCGCCACATTCGTGGGCTGTGGGGTGGGTGTATGCCTGACCAAACGTTCCTGA
- a CDS encoding AzlD domain-containing protein, with protein MPDQTFLILVVALMMAVTFLPRALPLQVSTDHWPPLVARALEYLPVAIVAAISLTPLLIKDQQVQLDRPEFYAAIPTLLCAYFSKNLFLSVAVGTAAYIALGSFM; from the coding sequence ATGCCTGACCAAACGTTCCTGATCCTGGTCGTCGCGCTGATGATGGCCGTCACGTTCCTGCCGCGCGCATTGCCGCTGCAGGTGAGCACTGACCATTGGCCACCCCTGGTCGCCCGCGCGCTGGAATACTTGCCGGTGGCGATCGTTGCTGCAATCAGCCTTACCCCACTGTTGATCAAGGATCAGCAGGTGCAGCTCGATCGCCCGGAATTTTATGCAGCCATTCCGACGTTGTTATGTGCGTATTTCAGCAAAAACCTCTTTCTCAGCGTAGCGGTGGGAACGGCTGCGTACATCGCGCTCGGATCGTTCATGTAG
- a CDS encoding LysR family transcriptional regulator produces the protein MDSRTLRNLMRIVQTGSLSAAAEHSCLSVQALAAQLNKVEEQFGFRLFRRSNKGLTLTTQGTELTPYMDKVLVATRQLEEKAAALKVPGQRTLKVALNTTFSADFNRRMIGRLIEVFPDYQLEFSYAESMENLSKLKNEDFDLAVLIGPQHPGLPSIALPDVQVQVVGAHCGQENDPLMLLSNKFQVRPADDCPYSHSFLRFLDAGLGNYESGKRMIYSCSETLTLSLITQMDGLGMVSREAALRNGLTIFPGFEDSLEVRLAVNNPELSGQALNDVVTLPLHERSERDVRSRSHRYAEKEVFAEIRT, from the coding sequence ATGGATAGCAGAACCTTACGTAACCTCATGCGCATTGTGCAGACCGGCTCATTGTCGGCGGCGGCAGAGCATTCCTGTTTGAGCGTGCAGGCATTGGCCGCGCAGTTGAACAAGGTCGAAGAGCAGTTCGGTTTTCGGTTGTTTCGTCGCTCCAACAAGGGGCTGACACTGACAACACAGGGCACGGAGCTCACGCCCTACATGGACAAAGTGTTGGTTGCTACGCGCCAACTGGAAGAAAAAGCCGCTGCGCTCAAAGTGCCGGGGCAGCGCACGCTCAAAGTTGCACTTAACACCACGTTTTCGGCCGACTTCAACCGGCGCATGATCGGGCGTCTCATTGAAGTGTTTCCTGATTATCAGTTGGAATTCAGCTACGCCGAGTCGATGGAAAACCTCAGCAAGTTGAAGAATGAGGACTTTGACCTGGCCGTGCTGATCGGGCCGCAACACCCGGGGTTGCCCAGCATTGCCCTGCCCGATGTACAAGTGCAGGTGGTCGGTGCTCATTGCGGTCAGGAAAACGATCCGCTGATGCTGCTCAGCAATAAGTTTCAGGTTCGTCCTGCCGACGATTGTCCGTATTCCCACAGCTTCTTGCGTTTTCTCGACGCCGGCCTTGGTAATTACGAGTCAGGCAAGCGGATGATCTATTCCTGCAGCGAGACCCTGACCCTCTCGTTGATCACGCAAATGGACGGCCTCGGCATGGTTTCCCGTGAGGCGGCCCTGCGTAACGGCTTGACCATTTTCCCGGGTTTCGAGGATTCCCTTGAAGTACGGCTCGCGGTCAATAACCCCGAGTTGTCGGGCCAGGCCCTGAACGACGTGGTCACTCTGCCGCTACATGAACGATCCGAGCGCGATGTACGCAGCCGTTCCCACCGCTACGCTGAGAAAGAGGTTTTTGCTGAAATACGCACATAA
- a CDS encoding antitoxin Xre-like helix-turn-helix domain-containing protein, with protein sequence MPASTIVLSPQQQLETPEAGRVALKFFFNLMERWGCNAEQQRTLLGKVGNTTFYKYKHLPPNVRLPHDTLERISYLMGIHKALSIIFSNSRERAYTWVSSPNTAAPFNGQSALSYMLAGRVVDIADVRRYLDGVRG encoded by the coding sequence ATGCCTGCCTCAACCATCGTCCTCAGCCCTCAGCAACAACTCGAGACTCCCGAAGCCGGTCGAGTCGCGCTCAAGTTTTTCTTCAATCTAATGGAACGCTGGGGCTGCAACGCCGAGCAACAACGCACCCTTTTGGGCAAAGTCGGAAATACCACTTTCTACAAGTACAAACACTTGCCGCCCAACGTACGCCTGCCCCACGACACGCTGGAACGTATCTCGTATTTGATGGGTATCCACAAAGCGTTGAGCATCATCTTCAGCAACAGCCGCGAGCGTGCCTACACATGGGTCAGCAGCCCCAACACCGCCGCGCCGTTCAATGGCCAGTCGGCGCTGTCCTACATGCTGGCCGGCCGCGTGGTCGACATCGCTGACGTGCGCCGCTACCTCGACGGAGTGCGCGGTTGA
- a CDS encoding RES family NAD+ phosphorylase: protein MAPELADPQWPRAYRIVNSCFPPISLFEDVLDPEDLPTAYALEALTNDRLMEEAGVLSRVRPEDRISGPGSTPVMAAFTHIGKTSRFTDGTFGVYYAASSQAAAIAETSYHQERFLAATNEPDLELTMRTYVNRVVKPLHDIRQNYSHLHDPDPTAYGPSQAFARQLRETLSWGLLYNSVRLPGQECVAAFRPPAVSIPRQGKHIRYVWSASSRKISFVFEVSEM from the coding sequence ATGGCGCCGGAGCTGGCCGACCCGCAGTGGCCGCGGGCTTATCGGATCGTTAACAGCTGCTTCCCGCCGATTTCATTGTTCGAAGACGTGCTCGACCCCGAAGACTTGCCCACCGCCTACGCGCTGGAAGCGCTGACCAATGATCGACTGATGGAAGAAGCCGGGGTGCTCTCCCGCGTGCGCCCCGAAGACCGCATCTCCGGCCCCGGCTCCACACCCGTCATGGCCGCGTTCACCCACATCGGCAAAACCAGCCGCTTCACCGACGGCACCTTCGGCGTCTACTACGCAGCCAGCAGCCAGGCCGCCGCCATCGCCGAGACGAGCTATCACCAGGAACGCTTCCTCGCCGCGACCAACGAGCCGGACCTCGAGTTGACCATGCGCACCTACGTCAACCGGGTCGTCAAACCGCTGCACGACATCCGCCAAAACTATTCTCACCTTCATGACCCGGACCCAACCGCGTACGGCCCATCGCAGGCCTTCGCCCGCCAATTGCGCGAAACATTGTCTTGGGGATTGCTCTACAACAGCGTTCGTTTGCCGGGCCAAGAATGTGTTGCTGCGTTTCGGCCGCCGGCTGTGTCCATTCCGAGGCAAGGGAAGCACATTCGGTATGTGTGGAGTGCGAGCAGTCGGAAGATCTCGTTTGTGTTTGAAGTCAGTGAGATGTGA
- a CDS encoding type II toxin-antitoxin system RelE/ParE family toxin: protein MIINGSPAYRCIYIAKYADTIFVLHSFVKTTNGTDRHAMAVAQDRLKELKRELRKMGYKV from the coding sequence TTGATTATCAATGGCAGCCCGGCATACCGATGCATCTACATTGCGAAGTATGCGGACACCATTTTCGTCCTTCATTCGTTCGTGAAGACGACGAATGGAACCGATCGTCACGCAATGGCTGTTGCGCAAGACCGGTTGAAGGAACTGAAAAGGGAGCTTCGAAAGATGGGTTACAAAGTCTAG